The genomic window GACGAGGCGCGTGATCTCGTCGAGCAGTATCTCGACGACGCGTTCATGGCGGGCCTGCCCAGCGTGCGCCTCGTTCACGGCAAGGGCACGGGCGCGCTCCGCAAGACGGTGCGCACGCTGCTCTCGAGCCATCCGCTGGT from Candidatus Methylomirabilota bacterium includes these protein-coding regions:
- a CDS encoding Smr/MutS family protein; translation: DEARDLVEQYLDDAFMAGLPSVRLVHGKGTGALRKTVRTLLSSHPLVKSFRDGEPSEGGAGATVAALKVS